A window of Triplophysa dalaica isolate WHDGS20190420 chromosome 7, ASM1584641v1, whole genome shotgun sequence contains these coding sequences:
- the LOC130426086 gene encoding NLR family CARD domain-containing protein 3-like, with the protein MDETQTQTFTDLSQICSSVQQKRSDAEPSCDSSIKQPSNLKSEERPALSLVRQKRSDPGTSYVSMKSDLSMKQPLNLKSEDHRQIITEPVCKMELDQPQDLNENTCSAFSHESTLPEVLNKFRSSLKTTCQCLREGTSNQGSPTLLNEIYTELYITESESGQICNEHEVRQIETHSRRTAAEDTPIKCNDIFKPLLAQDKPIRTVLTKGVAGIGKTVSVQKFILDWADGNANQDVHLVFPLPFREMNLMKSKTLSLLDLLHLFFPETIETEIFSPSYKLLFIFDGLDECHLSLDFHRGVMLCDVNESTSVDVILTNLIAGNLLPSALIWITSRPAAADLIPCACVDRVTEVQGFTDKQKEEYFRKRISDGSRDDRIISHLKSSRSLYVMCHIPVFCWISATVLERMLSEAESGEIPKTLTQMYTHFLILQTNIKHQKEYEKRDEDMIFKLGKLAFEQLVKGNLIFYEEDLKGCGIDVAEASVYSGLCTQIFREEVCLRHLKVYCFVHLSIQEHLAALYAHVSFTNDNRNVLDLEPTWLSKLLIRMKHKSTKQVVLSELHHRAVDEALHSKNGHLDLFLRFLLGLSLESNQTLLQDLLTQMRRCSYEKQKTVEYIKQKISEKPSTEKSINLIHCLNELGDDSLLPEIQHCVQFGTVGRRRFSSSQWTALDFVLLTSEQNLDELDLNTFIGSQNRADEVLVKLLPVIKEYKKVQMSGCDITDEGCAALSTALRSNPSHLRDLNLFKINVGDSGVKLLSAGLENPHCKLTSLRLSWCDITDKGCAPLWSALRSNPSHLSDLDLSHNSLGDSGVKLLSDVLENPNCTLKILK; encoded by the exons ATggatgaaacacaaacacaaacgttCACAGATTTATCTCAGATATGCAG TTCAGTGCAGCAGAAGAGATCAGATGCAGAGCCCAGTTGTGACAGCTCTATAAAACAGCCATCGAACCTCAAGAGTGAAGAAAGGCCTGCTCTTAG tttagttcgGCAGAAGAGATCAGATCCAGGGACCAGCTAtgtgtctatgaagagtgatcTGTCTATGAAACAGCCATTGAACCTAAAGAGTGAAGATCATAg ACAAATCATAACAGAACCCGTCTGTAAGATGGAGCTGGATCAACCACAAGACCTTAATGAAAACACTTGCTCTGCTTTCAG CCATGAGTCTACACTTCCTGAAGTCCTCAACAAATTTAGATCATCCCTGAAGACAACGTGTCAGTGTTTGCGTGAGGGAACATCAAACCAAGGAAGCCCAACGCTCCTAAATGAGATCTACACAGAGCTCTACATCACAGAGAGTGAAAGTGGACAGATCTGTAATgaacatgaggtgagacagattgagacaCACTCCAGGAGAACAGCGGCTGAGGACACACCCATCAAatgcaatgacatctttaaacCTTTACTTGCACAAGATAAACCCATCAGAACCGTGCTGACAAAAGGAGTCGCTGGCATTGGAAAAACcgtctctgtgcagaagttcattctggactggGCAGATGGAAACGCCAATCAGGATGTCCACCTCGTTTTTCCACTTCCCTTCAGAGAGATGAATCTGATGAAGAGCAAAACGCTTAGTCTTTTAgatcttcttcatcttttcttcccGGAGACAATAGAAACGGAAATATTCAGTCCTTCATATAAACTAttgttcatctttgatggtttGGATGAGTGTCATCTCTCTCTAGATTTTCACAGAGGCGTGATGTTGTGTGATGTAAACGAATCAACCTCCGTGGACGTCATACTGACAAACCTCATTGCGGGGAATCTGCTtccctctgctctcatctggatcacctccagaccGGCAGCAGCTGATCTCATCCCCTGTGCATGTGTCGATCGAGTCACTGAGGTACAAGGCTTCACTGACAAACAGAAGGAGGAATATTTCAGAAAGAGAATCAGTGATGGGAGTCGGGACGACAGAATCATCTCACACCTGAAGTCATCCAGGAGCCTCTATgtcatgtgtcacatcccagtgttctgctggatttcagccacCGTTCTCGAGAGGATGCTGAGTGAAGCAGAGAGCGGAGAGATCCCCAAGACCCTCACTCAAATGTACACGCACTTCTTGATCCTTCAGACAAACATTAAACACCAGAAGGAATATGAGAAGAGGGATGAAGACATGATCTTCAAACTGGGCAAACTGGCTTTTGAGCAGCTTGTGAAAGGCAATCTGATCTTCTATGAAGAAGACCTGAAAGGGTGTGGCATTGATGTAGCCGAAGCCTCGGTGTACTCAGGATTGTGCactcagatcttcagagaggaGGTCTGCTTGCGTCACCTGAAGGTTTACTGCTTTGTTCATCTAAGCATCCAGGAGCATCTAGCAGCTCTGTATGCTCACGTCTCCTTCACAAACGACAACAGAAATGTGTTGGATCTTGAGCCGACCTGGTTGTCTAAGCTTTTGATCCGAATGaaacataaatcaacaaaacagGTTGTTTTATCTGAGCTGCATCATAGAGCTGTAGATGAAGCTTTACATAGCAAGAACGGACATCTAGATCTGTTCCTGCGTTTTCTTCTGGGTCTCTCGCTGGAGTCCAATCAGACTCTCTTACAGGACCTGCTGACACAGATGAGAAGATGCTCGTACGAGAAACAGAAAACTGTTGAGTACATTAAACAGAAGATCAGTGAGAAGCCGTCCACAGAGAAATCCATCAATCTGAttcactgtctgaatgaactggGTGATGACTCGCTGCTGCCGGAGATCCAACATTGTGTGCAATTTGGAACAGTGGGACGCCGCAGATTCTCCTCTTCACAGTGGACAGCTTTAGATTTTGTGTTGCTGACGTCCGAGCAGAATTTGGATGAACTTGATCTGAACACATTTATTGGTTCTCAAAACAGAGCAGATGAAGTTCTTGTCAAACTACTCCCTGTGATTAAAGAATACAAAAAAGTTCA GATGAGTGGTTGTGatatcacagatgaaggttgtgctGCTCTGTCCACCGCtttgagatcaaacccctcacatctgAGAGATCTGAATCTGTTTAAGATtaatgtaggagattcaggagtgaagctgctctctgctggactggagaatcctcactgtaaactgaCGTCACTCAG GTTGAGCTGGTGTGATATAACGGATAAGGGTTGTGCTCCTCTGTGGTccgctctgagatcaaacccctcacacctgagtgATCTGGATCTGTCTCATAATAGTCTCggggattcaggagtgaagctgctctctgatgtaCTGGAGAATCCTAACTGTACATTGAAGATACTCAAGTAA
- the s1pr2 gene encoding sphingosine 1-phosphate receptor 2 — translation MSSSHKAAGLCPTVIMSKYSQYFNKTLIQVHYHSAKEMTNEELKERISNKEGFSSLNIIFVIICSIIIMENLLVLIAVFRNKKFHSAMFFFIGNLAFSDLLAGSAYIANIFLSGPRTFDLVPVQWFIREGTAFIALAASVFSLLAIAIERYIAITKVKVYGSNKTCRMFLLIGTCWVMSILLGGLPILGWNCINNLEDCSAVLPLNSRYYIRFVVTIFTIILLSIVILYVRIYLIVRTSHQEATNSPAYALLKTVTIVLGVFIVCWLPAFTILLLDTSCTVKKCPILNNATIFFSITTLNSALNPLIYTMRSKDMRKEFIRVLCCWGLLNCGRPPHRCMVPLKSSSSMEHCTNKHEHQSTPIMQDCTTCV, via the coding sequence ATGTCTTCCAGTCACAAAGCTGCAGGACTTTGCCCAACCGTCATCATGAGCAAATACTCCCAGTACTTCAACAAAACCCTCATACAGGTCCACTATCACAGCGCTAAGGAAATGACCAATGAAGAACTTAAGGAGCGCATCTCAAATAAAGAAGGCTTCAGTTCTTTGAACATTATATTTGTCATCATCTGCAGCATCATCATCATGGAAAACCTTCTGGTGCTCATCGCAGTGTTTCGCAATAAGAAGTTCCACTCGGCCATGTTCTTCTTCATCGGGAACTTGGCCTTCTCTGACCTGCTGGCCGGCTCTGCTTATATTGCCAACATCTTCCTGTCAGGACCTCGGACATTTGATCTAGTTCCTGTTCAGTGGTTCATAAGAGAAGGCACGGCTTTCATCGCACTGGCCGCCTCGGTGTTCAGCCTGCTGGCTATCGCTATAGAGCGCTACATCGCCATCACCAAAGTCAAGGTCTACGGCTCCAACAAAACCTGCAGGATGTTTCTTCTGATTGGAACATGCTGGGTCATGTCTATTCTCCTCGGAGGTCTACCAATCCTCGGTTGGAACTGTATTAACAACCTGGAGGATTGCTCCGCTGTACTGCCTCTCAACTCCAGATACTACATCCGGTTTGTCGTCACCATCTTCACCATCATCTTGCTGTCCATCGTGATCCTATACGTTCGCATCTACCTTATTGTACGCACAAGCCACCAAGAGGCCACCAACTCTCCAGCCTACGCTCTCCTGAAAACCGTCACTATCGTGCTGGGCGTGTTCATCGTATGTTGGCTGCCTGCCTTCACCATTCTCCTGCTGGACACATCCTGCACCGTGAAAAAATGCCCTATTCTCAACAACGCCACTATATTCTTCAGCATCACCACTCTTAACTCTGCGCTGAACCCGCTGATCTACACGATGCGGAGTAAGGACATGAGGAAGGAGTTCATCAGGGTTCTCTGCTGCTGGGGGCTGCTGAATTGCGGCAGACCTCCGCACCGCTGCATGGTGCCGCTCAAGAGCTCAAGTTCGATGGAGCACTGCACGAACAAACACGAACATCAGTCGACTCCCATCATGCAGGACTGCACTACCTGTGTCTGA